One Dermacentor silvarum isolate Dsil-2018 chromosome 10, BIME_Dsil_1.4, whole genome shotgun sequence genomic window carries:
- the LOC125940933 gene encoding uncharacterized protein K02A2.6-like encodes MIQAYPCSYPVMRPPTGFGFPETLVSDNGTQFTSADFQEYLQRVGTRHVRTAPYHPSSNGLAERFVQTLKGALRKSSRPTSPSELADFLLSYRNTPQATTAEAPSILLLGRRLRTRLDLIRPSVEERVARKQFQDTSRRRHRATTFSEGDFVRVRNFRRGPRWFSATVLARTGPVSYRVSVVTPRGVCEWVRHRNHIVRAPDSDDTVITATDFQDEDVTAGTDTSSSTTEPVEQPPTHLEAAEQGRRYPLRQRRPPDRYGT; translated from the exons ATGATCCAAGCCTACCCCTGCAGTTATCCTGTGATGCGTCCGCCTACGGG ATTCGGATTCCCCGAGACTTTAGTGTCCGACAACGGTACTCAGTTTACTTCTGCAGATTTCCAGGAGTACCTGCAGCGAGTAGGGACCAGACACGTGAGAACAGCCCCGTATCATCCCAGCAGCAACGGTCTAGCAGAACGTTTCGTCCAGACGCTGAAGGGTGCACTTCGGAAGTCCAGCCGACCCACATCACCGTCGGAGCTGGCAGACTTCCTCCTGTCGTACCGCAACACTCCGCAAGCGACTACCGCAGAGGCACCCTCTATTTTGCTGTTGGGGAGGCGCCTCAGGACTAGGCTAGACCTCATCAGGCCCTCCGTTGAGGAGCGGGTCGCCCGCAAACAGTTCCAGGACACCAGTCGCCGCAGGCACCGTGCAACTACCTTCAGCGAAGGAGACTTCGTGCGTGTCCGAAATTTTCGCCGCGGACCAAGGTGGTTCAGTGCTACCGTTCTCGCCCGCACCGGCCCAGTGTCGTATCGTGTTAGTGTTGTGACCCCCCGGGGTGTGTGTGAGTGGGTGCGTCACCGCAACCACATAGTACGCGCTCCTGACTCTGACGACACAGTGATCACAGCCACCGACTTCCAAGATGAAGACGTCACTGCTGGCACAGACACTAGCAGCAGCACCACCGAGCCTGTGGAACAGCCGCCGACACACCTGGAAGCCGCCGAGCAGGGTCGCCGCTACCCACTACGTCAGCGCAGACCTCCCGACCGCTACGGCACCTAA